Proteins found in one Thermopolyspora flexuosa genomic segment:
- a CDS encoding AAA family ATPase, whose amino-acid sequence MARQNRDDPHSLEEQLAWLDAIKEREDAPTELDIASDTAVSPYPKDPWLAASADPAPRPPLFRAVTQGRFDPSPVAESGDATISDTAEIGNAFTTKPVKSERSGSVGSAASATPASRAEENAADTRPAGPSATEPAGPAAEPGDTSREETGKADPDEPTSTFTGPFSLGSFTFAGPAAAASDKDDTAYGTADAGPSRPGDAADPADQTTSPLGGRSVGAFADSLPKPDKNDPLGLGFLTDKRRDDAYTPGSLGAFGPGVPPFPTPSSSATAGAASDSETTTKEPVRGWLEPAVPATPADEDDEEQKRFDAFMAGGTRDRDTGPRSEYGGARDQDPAPRAEFGTPADTDPTRDLRRTGGPITSPRPSLEELRESFREPLSDPRPATASSAAYTDPNLRPPGDAGREPAAPGFGTGPLTPPRGDLGSGRSDTGPQVSPFAGFGPFPPPAPGDSGPHAIPATEPAAAPSAPGAAVPSPAAESAVPPRAAAEAGEQQERRGSRSHRRPIPQQPFGRPPRSADPARPSADSLDPQVLLKGRRNVPASGWRRFVYKATGGWIKPGEPAEVRRRRELMTRARTPVAGGHHRVAVLSLKGGVGKTTTTVGLGATLAQVRGDRVIAVDANPDRGTLSDKVVLETSATVRDLLNERDQVQRYADIRAFTSQAPSRLEILASDRDPSISEAFSAEDYKIIAGLLENFYSICITDCGTGLLHSAMSGVLQLADQIVLVTSPSVDGARAASATLDWLEAHEYGDLVKSATVVICSVRPRSKSTIDLDRLEAHFAARCRSVIRVPYDPHLEEGAEIDLDLLQPATLDAYLCLAAAVGDGFATPRT is encoded by the coding sequence GTGGCACGGCAGAACCGCGACGATCCGCACTCGCTCGAGGAGCAGCTTGCGTGGCTCGACGCGATCAAGGAGCGCGAGGACGCCCCCACCGAACTCGACATCGCCTCCGACACCGCGGTCTCGCCGTACCCAAAGGACCCCTGGTTGGCGGCATCGGCCGATCCCGCGCCCCGGCCGCCGTTGTTCCGGGCCGTGACCCAGGGGCGCTTCGATCCTTCGCCGGTCGCGGAATCGGGTGATGCCACTATCTCCGATACGGCGGAAATCGGTAACGCGTTCACCACCAAGCCCGTCAAATCGGAGCGTTCCGGGTCTGTCGGTTCCGCCGCGTCGGCGACGCCCGCGAGCCGGGCCGAGGAAAACGCCGCCGACACGCGCCCTGCCGGCCCGTCCGCCACCGAACCGGCCGGCCCCGCCGCCGAGCCCGGCGACACGTCCCGCGAGGAGACCGGCAAGGCCGACCCGGACGAGCCCACCAGTACCTTCACCGGCCCCTTCAGCCTCGGCTCGTTCACCTTCGCCGGTCCCGCGGCCGCCGCCTCGGACAAGGACGACACGGCGTACGGCACGGCCGACGCGGGGCCGTCCCGACCCGGCGACGCCGCCGACCCTGCCGACCAGACCACCTCGCCGCTCGGCGGCCGGAGCGTCGGCGCGTTCGCGGACTCGCTGCCCAAGCCCGACAAGAACGATCCGCTCGGCCTGGGCTTCCTGACCGACAAGCGGCGCGACGACGCCTACACGCCCGGCTCGCTGGGCGCCTTCGGCCCCGGGGTCCCGCCGTTTCCCACGCCCTCCTCTTCCGCCACCGCCGGTGCCGCGTCCGACTCGGAGACCACCACCAAGGAGCCGGTGCGCGGCTGGCTCGAGCCGGCCGTACCCGCGACCCCGGCCGACGAGGACGACGAGGAGCAGAAGCGCTTCGACGCGTTCATGGCCGGTGGCACGCGTGACCGGGACACGGGCCCGCGCAGCGAGTACGGCGGGGCCCGCGACCAGGACCCGGCGCCGCGTGCCGAGTTCGGCACCCCGGCGGACACGGACCCCACCCGTGACCTGCGCCGGACCGGCGGCCCGATCACCAGCCCCCGGCCGTCGCTCGAGGAACTGCGCGAGAGCTTCCGGGAGCCGCTGTCGGATCCGCGGCCGGCCACGGCCTCCTCGGCCGCCTACACCGACCCGAACCTGCGCCCGCCTGGCGACGCGGGCCGCGAGCCCGCCGCGCCGGGCTTCGGCACCGGCCCGCTGACGCCGCCGCGCGGCGACCTCGGCTCGGGCCGATCCGACACCGGGCCGCAGGTTTCGCCCTTCGCGGGGTTCGGGCCGTTCCCGCCGCCGGCCCCGGGCGACAGCGGCCCGCACGCCATACCGGCGACCGAGCCCGCCGCCGCGCCGTCGGCCCCCGGCGCCGCCGTACCGTCCCCGGCCGCCGAGTCGGCCGTGCCGCCGCGGGCCGCCGCAGAGGCCGGCGAGCAGCAGGAGCGGCGCGGGTCGCGCTCCCACCGCCGCCCGATCCCGCAGCAGCCGTTCGGCCGGCCGCCCCGGTCGGCCGATCCGGCCAGGCCGAGCGCGGACAGCCTCGACCCGCAGGTGCTGCTGAAGGGGCGCCGGAACGTCCCGGCGAGCGGCTGGCGCCGCTTCGTGTACAAGGCCACCGGCGGCTGGATCAAGCCCGGCGAGCCGGCCGAGGTGCGCCGCCGCCGCGAGCTGATGACCCGGGCCCGTACCCCGGTCGCGGGCGGCCACCACCGCGTCGCCGTACTCAGCCTCAAGGGCGGGGTCGGCAAGACCACGACCACCGTCGGCCTCGGCGCCACGCTCGCCCAGGTCCGCGGCGACCGGGTCATCGCCGTCGACGCCAACCCCGACCGCGGCACGCTCTCCGACAAGGTGGTCCTGGAGACCTCGGCCACCGTCCGCGACCTGCTCAACGAGCGTGACCAGGTCCAGCGTTACGCGGACATCCGCGCCTTCACCTCCCAGGCGCCGTCCCGCCTGGAGATCCTCGCCTCCGACCGCGACCCGTCGATCTCCGAGGCGTTCAGCGCCGAGGACTACAAGATCATCGCCGGGCTCCTGGAGAACTTCTACTCCATCTGCATCACCGACTGCGGCACCGGACTCCTCCATTCGGCCATGTCCGGAGTCCTCCAGCTCGCCGACCAGATCGTGTTGGTGACCTCGCCCTCGGTGGACGGCGCCCGCGCCGCCTCCGCCACCCTCGACTGGCTCGAGGCCCACGAGTACGGCGATCTGGTCAAGTCGGCCACCGTGGTGATCTGCAGCGTCCGCCCGCGCTCCAAGTCCACCATCGACCTCGACCGCCTGGAGGCCCACTTCGCGGCCCGCTGCCGCTCGGTCATCCGCGTGCCCTACGACCCTCACCTCGAGGAGGGCGCCGAGATCGACCTCGACCTCCTCCAGCCCGCCACCCTCGACGCCTACCTCTGCCTCGCCGCCGCCGTAGGCGACGGCTTCGCCACCCCTCGCACTTGA
- a CDS encoding NAD(P)H-quinone oxidoreductase: MHAIVITQPGGPEVLSWQEVPDPVPGPGEVLIDIVASAVNRADVLQRQGLYNPPPGATQVPGLECSGVIAAVGEGVDGLRVGDEVCALLAGGGYAEKVVVPWQQVMPVPKGVPLVEAAALPEVTCTVWSMVFMAARLRRGETLLVHGGASGIGTMAIQLAKAFGAHTVVTVGSAEKAERCLALGADEVINYREEDFAEKVKADVILDIIGGKYLPRNVDALNIGGRLIIIGLQGGTRGELHIGKLLTKRASIHAAGLRGRPVEEKGAIVRSVVENVWPLVESGAVQPVIYARVPIDQAAWAHQMLESGGHVGKILLAR, from the coding sequence ATGCACGCCATCGTTATTACGCAGCCGGGCGGGCCGGAGGTCCTGAGCTGGCAGGAGGTTCCGGACCCGGTTCCGGGGCCCGGTGAGGTTTTGATCGACATCGTCGCCTCGGCGGTGAATCGGGCGGATGTGCTCCAGCGTCAGGGTTTGTACAATCCTCCGCCCGGTGCGACCCAAGTGCCCGGCCTGGAGTGCTCGGGCGTCATCGCCGCCGTGGGCGAGGGCGTCGACGGGCTGCGGGTCGGTGACGAGGTGTGCGCCCTGCTCGCCGGTGGTGGGTACGCCGAGAAGGTCGTGGTGCCCTGGCAGCAGGTGATGCCGGTGCCGAAGGGGGTGCCGCTGGTCGAGGCGGCGGCGCTGCCCGAGGTGACGTGCACGGTGTGGTCGATGGTGTTCATGGCGGCCCGGCTGCGGCGCGGCGAGACGCTGCTGGTGCACGGGGGCGCGAGCGGCATCGGCACGATGGCGATCCAGCTCGCGAAGGCGTTCGGTGCGCATACCGTGGTAACGGTGGGGTCGGCCGAGAAGGCGGAGCGCTGCCTCGCCCTCGGCGCCGACGAGGTGATCAACTACCGCGAGGAGGACTTCGCGGAGAAGGTGAAGGCCGATGTCATCCTCGACATCATCGGCGGGAAGTACCTCCCCCGGAACGTCGACGCGCTGAACATCGGAGGACGCCTGATCATCATCGGCCTGCAGGGCGGTACGCGCGGCGAGCTGCACATCGGCAAGCTCCTCACCAAGCGAGCCTCGATCCACGCCGCCGGGCTGCGTGGCCGGCCGGTGGAGGAGAAGGGCGCGATCGTGCGCAGCGTGGTGGAGAACGTCTGGCCACTCGTCGAGAGCGGGGCGGTACAGCCGGTAATCTACGCACGGGTGCCGATCGACCAGGCCGCGTGGGCGCACCAGATGCTGGAGTCGGGGGGTCACGTAGGCAAAATCTTGTTGGCCCGGTGA
- a CDS encoding bacterial proteasome activator family protein, with amino-acid sequence MSAEESTPQIVVVGPDGMTVEGDKNEREERSVTDLVEQPAKVMRIGSMIRQLLEEVRAAPLDEASRKRLKEIHQASIKELEEGLAPELVDELERLSLPFAEETGEPPSEAELRVAHAQLVGWLEGLFHGIQTTLFAQQMAARAQLEQMRRALPQGLSVQRGEDHQQNPRASGPYL; translated from the coding sequence ATGAGTGCTGAGGAGAGCACCCCTCAGATTGTGGTCGTCGGTCCGGATGGCATGACGGTTGAGGGGGACAAGAACGAACGTGAGGAAAGGTCGGTAACCGACCTCGTCGAGCAGCCCGCCAAGGTCATGCGCATCGGCAGCATGATCCGGCAGCTTCTCGAGGAGGTGCGGGCCGCGCCTCTGGACGAGGCCAGCCGCAAGCGGCTCAAGGAGATTCACCAGGCTTCGATCAAGGAGCTGGAGGAGGGCCTCGCCCCCGAACTGGTGGACGAGCTGGAACGGCTGTCGCTGCCGTTCGCGGAGGAGACCGGCGAGCCGCCGAGCGAGGCCGAGCTGCGGGTGGCCCACGCGCAGCTCGTCGGGTGGCTGGAGGGGCTGTTCCACGGCATCCAGACGACGCTGTTCGCCCAGCAGATGGCCGCCCGGGCGCAGCTCGAGCAGATGCGCCGGGCCCTCCCGCAGGGCCTGTCCGTGCAGCGCGGGGAGGACCACCAGCAGAACCCTCGCGCCTCCGGCCCCTACCTCTGA
- a CDS encoding HAD family hydrolase yields the protein MGTPRLVATDLDGTALRSDGTVSPRTLAAFAGVEKAGAILVFVTGRPPRWMDAVAAAVNHRGLAICANGALVYDLHTQRIVESWLIEAPVLREVVHRLRANIPGLAFSVEYEGGFAHESEFRISGWDAKYATGSDGSTRLGLRVATSTLTSRPCAKLLALHESMDPDHLYTCVAGIVGDLVTPTHSSGRPLIEMSAYGVTKASALATLAAEHGIGPDEVVAFGDMPNDLPMLVWAGTSYAVANAHPDVLAVVDHVTASNNDDGVARILEQYFPPTRYA from the coding sequence ATGGGCACTCCTCGACTCGTCGCCACCGATCTGGACGGCACCGCGCTCCGATCGGACGGCACCGTGTCGCCCCGCACGCTCGCCGCCTTCGCCGGCGTGGAGAAGGCGGGCGCGATCCTCGTCTTCGTCACCGGACGGCCGCCGCGGTGGATGGACGCCGTGGCCGCCGCGGTGAACCACCGTGGCCTGGCGATCTGCGCCAACGGCGCGCTCGTCTACGACCTGCACACCCAGCGCATCGTGGAGTCCTGGCTGATCGAGGCGCCGGTGCTGCGGGAGGTCGTGCACCGGCTCCGCGCCAACATCCCCGGCCTCGCCTTCTCGGTCGAGTACGAGGGCGGGTTCGCCCACGAGTCCGAGTTCCGCATCAGCGGATGGGACGCGAAGTACGCCACCGGCTCGGACGGCTCCACCCGGCTCGGCCTGCGCGTGGCCACCTCCACGCTCACCTCGCGGCCCTGCGCCAAGCTGCTCGCCCTGCACGAGAGCATGGACCCCGACCACCTGTACACGTGCGTGGCGGGCATCGTCGGCGACCTCGTCACCCCCACGCACTCCAGCGGCCGCCCCCTGATCGAGATGAGCGCTTACGGCGTCACCAAGGCCTCCGCCCTCGCCACCCTCGCCGCCGAACACGGCATCGGCCCCGACGAGGTCGTCGCCTTCGGCGACATGCCCAACGACCTGCCCATGCTCGTCTGGGCCGGCACCTCCTACGCCGTCGCCAACGCCCACCCCGACGTCCTCGCCGTCGTCGACCACGTCACCGCCAGCAACAACGACGACGGCGTCGCCCGGATCCTCGAGCAGTACTTCCCGCCCACCCGCTACGCCTGA
- a CDS encoding cold-shock protein: protein MAQGTVKWFNSEKGYGFIAPDGGAPDVFVHFSEIVGSGYRSLEDGQRVEFEVTQGHKGPQASQVRSL from the coding sequence ATGGCTCAGGGTACCGTCAAGTGGTTCAACTCGGAGAAGGGCTACGGCTTCATCGCGCCGGACGGCGGGGCTCCGGACGTCTTCGTCCACTTCTCCGAGATCGTCGGTAGCGGCTATCGCAGCCTTGAGGACGGCCAGCGGGTCGAGTTCGAGGTTACGCAGGGCCACAAGGGTCCGCAGGCGTCGCAGGTTCGCAGCCTCTGA
- the serS gene encoding serine--tRNA ligase: MIDLRILREDPDRLRASQRARGEDDSVVDTLLDLDARRRSALSSFESLRAEQKSVGKSVSKASGEEREALLARAKELAAQVKAAEAEAAELAAKFDELLMTVPNIVEEGAPVGGEEDYVVLEEVGERPKFDFEPRDHIELGEMLGAIDIERGAKVSGARFYFLTGVGARLQLALLNLAMQQAIENGFTPMITPTLVKPEAMAGTGFLGAHAQEVYRIEADDLYLVGTSEVPLAAYHSDEILDPKSLPLRYAGWSSCYRREAGSYGKDTRGILRVHQFDKVEMFSYCLPEQAAEEHLRFLNWEKEMLAKVEVPYRVIDVAAGDLGSSAARKYDTEAWLPSQGRYREVTSTSNCTTFQARRLKVRYRDENGKPQYVATLNGTLATTRWIIAILENHQQADGSVVVPKALRPYLGLDVLEPIRPAKRS; encoded by the coding sequence GTGATCGACCTGCGTATCCTTCGTGAGGACCCGGACCGGCTACGGGCGTCGCAGCGTGCCCGTGGCGAGGACGACTCGGTCGTCGACACGCTGCTCGACCTGGACGCCCGCCGTCGCAGTGCGCTGAGCTCGTTCGAGTCGCTGCGCGCGGAACAGAAGAGCGTCGGCAAGTCGGTGTCGAAAGCCTCCGGGGAGGAACGCGAGGCGCTGCTCGCGCGGGCCAAGGAGCTCGCCGCCCAGGTCAAGGCCGCCGAGGCCGAGGCCGCGGAGCTCGCCGCGAAGTTCGACGAGCTGCTCATGACGGTGCCGAACATCGTCGAGGAGGGCGCGCCGGTCGGCGGGGAGGAGGACTACGTCGTCCTCGAGGAGGTCGGGGAGCGGCCGAAGTTCGACTTCGAGCCCCGCGACCACATCGAGCTCGGCGAGATGCTCGGCGCGATCGACATCGAGCGTGGCGCGAAGGTGTCCGGCGCCCGGTTCTACTTCCTCACCGGCGTCGGCGCCCGGCTGCAGCTCGCCCTGCTCAACCTGGCGATGCAGCAGGCGATCGAGAACGGCTTCACGCCGATGATCACGCCCACGCTGGTGAAGCCCGAGGCGATGGCCGGCACCGGCTTCCTCGGCGCGCACGCCCAGGAGGTGTACCGGATCGAGGCCGACGACCTGTACCTCGTCGGCACCTCGGAGGTGCCCCTCGCGGCGTACCACTCCGACGAGATCCTCGACCCCAAGTCGCTGCCGCTACGGTACGCCGGCTGGTCGTCGTGCTACCGGCGCGAGGCCGGGTCGTACGGCAAGGACACCCGCGGCATCCTGCGCGTGCACCAGTTCGACAAGGTCGAGATGTTCTCGTACTGCCTGCCCGAGCAGGCCGCGGAGGAGCATCTGCGCTTCCTCAACTGGGAGAAGGAGATGCTCGCCAAGGTCGAGGTGCCGTACCGGGTCATCGACGTGGCGGCCGGCGACCTCGGTTCGTCGGCGGCGCGCAAGTACGACACCGAGGCGTGGCTGCCGAGCCAGGGCCGCTACCGCGAGGTCACCTCGACCTCGAACTGCACCACGTTCCAGGCGCGGCGGCTCAAGGTCCGGTACCGCGACGAGAACGGCAAGCCGCAGTACGTCGCCACGCTGAACGGCACGCTCGCCACCACCCGGTGGATCATCGCGATCCTGGAGAACCACCAGCAGGCCGACGGCTCCGTGGTGGTCCCCAAGGCGCTCCGGCCGTACCTCGGTCTGGACGTCCTCGAGCCCATCCGCCCGGCGAAGAGGTCCTGA
- the pheA gene encoding prephenate dehydratase, with translation MSNVPSRERSRSSDVPEGQDAPKPTYAYLGPEGTFSEAALRAMAPEARGLPCVNIPAAMEAVRSGEAEAAVVPLENSLEGAITVTLDEFAWGEHLLITGELLLPVQFSLLAREGMELGDIKRVVSHPAAITQCRNFLARELPDAVVIPAASTAGAARDVSEPGSPFDAAIADPIAAEVYGLVEVAKNIGDRKDTVTRFVRVERPGPLPEPTGADRTSVVAFLKDDHPGALLEMLHEFSVRGINLTRIESRPTRDGIGRYFFHFDCEGHIAEARVGDALAGLHRICAEVRFLGSYPRADAVQPKIKPGTSDEAFAEAAEWLRRMRAGQV, from the coding sequence ATGTCGAACGTGCCGTCCCGGGAGCGATCCCGGTCCTCAGATGTGCCCGAGGGGCAGGACGCCCCCAAGCCCACGTACGCGTACCTGGGTCCGGAGGGCACGTTTTCCGAGGCCGCGCTCCGGGCGATGGCACCCGAGGCACGCGGCCTTCCCTGCGTGAACATCCCGGCGGCGATGGAGGCGGTCCGCTCCGGCGAGGCCGAGGCCGCCGTCGTCCCCCTGGAGAACTCCCTGGAGGGCGCGATCACCGTGACCCTCGACGAGTTCGCCTGGGGCGAGCACCTGCTCATCACCGGCGAGCTGCTGCTGCCGGTGCAGTTCTCCCTGCTCGCCCGCGAGGGCATGGAGCTGGGCGACATCAAGCGCGTCGTCTCGCACCCGGCCGCGATCACGCAGTGCCGCAACTTCCTCGCCCGCGAGCTGCCCGACGCCGTGGTGATCCCCGCCGCCTCGACCGCCGGGGCCGCGCGGGACGTGAGCGAGCCCGGCTCGCCGTTCGACGCGGCGATCGCCGACCCGATCGCGGCCGAGGTGTACGGCCTGGTCGAGGTGGCGAAGAACATCGGTGACCGCAAGGACACCGTCACCCGGTTCGTGCGGGTGGAGCGGCCCGGGCCGCTGCCCGAGCCTACCGGCGCCGACCGCACCTCGGTGGTCGCTTTCCTGAAGGACGACCACCCGGGCGCGCTGCTGGAGATGCTGCACGAGTTCTCCGTGCGCGGCATCAACCTCACCCGCATCGAGTCGCGGCCGACCCGCGACGGCATCGGCCGGTACTTCTTCCACTTCGACTGCGAGGGCCACATCGCCGAGGCGCGGGTGGGCGACGCGCTCGCCGGGCTGCACCGGATCTGCGCCGAGGTGAGGTTCCTCGGCAGCTATCCGCGCGCCGACGCGGTCCAGCCGAAGATCAAGCCGGGCACGTCCGACGAGGCGTTCGCCGAGGCCGCCGAGTGGCTCCGCCGCATGCGCGCCGGACAGGTCTGA
- a CDS encoding DUF4446 family protein, translating into MTLTEIVSAVATFFGVTGTVLAILALRRARRAVDDCRDLLTRQAVIGAGGIDGRAIRDVAVYRYDAPQETGRRSFSAAFLNSMGDGLVLTALNGRAETRTYVRPVRGGRGVEPLSPEEERVVRAARLGQGPEVEPAEARRGLRASSRPSSGTARYGGAHRASDRRSDEAPEGSRSPAYAGDILASEPPGEPADATRNASPGGAAATGVPPGAPDGPAETPTAPAAPVPEPRPDVLSAPAPTPAQDATPDPVPHARPGAVSEAVPEAASDTVSGTVSGTVSAAASASASDPSDPVADYGSGPASESPSGTASHGAHRRARHRRLRTLLQVRRRTAER; encoded by the coding sequence ATGACGCTCACCGAGATCGTATCGGCGGTCGCGACGTTCTTCGGCGTCACCGGCACGGTGCTCGCGATCCTCGCGCTGCGGCGGGCGCGGCGCGCGGTCGACGACTGCCGGGACCTGCTCACCCGGCAGGCCGTGATCGGCGCCGGCGGCATCGACGGCAGGGCGATCCGGGACGTCGCCGTCTACCGGTACGACGCGCCGCAGGAGACCGGGCGGCGGTCGTTCTCCGCCGCCTTCCTCAACAGCATGGGCGACGGGCTCGTGCTCACCGCGCTGAACGGCCGCGCCGAGACGCGGACGTACGTGCGGCCGGTGCGCGGCGGCCGGGGCGTCGAGCCGCTCTCCCCCGAGGAGGAGCGGGTGGTGCGCGCCGCCCGGCTCGGCCAGGGCCCCGAGGTGGAGCCCGCGGAGGCGCGGCGCGGCCTGCGGGCCTCGTCGCGCCCGTCCTCCGGCACCGCCCGGTACGGCGGCGCGCACCGGGCCTCCGACCGCCGGTCCGACGAGGCGCCCGAGGGTTCGCGCTCCCCGGCGTACGCGGGCGACATCCTGGCGAGCGAGCCGCCGGGCGAACCGGCGGACGCCACGCGGAACGCGTCACCCGGCGGCGCGGCGGCCACCGGGGTGCCGCCCGGCGCGCCGGACGGCCCGGCCGAGACGCCGACCGCCCCGGCGGCGCCGGTGCCGGAACCCCGCCCCGACGTCCTGTCCGCCCCCGCGCCCACGCCTGCGCAGGACGCCACGCCCGACCCCGTTCCCCACGCCCGCCCCGGCGCCGTCTCCGAGGCGGTGCCCGAAGCCGCATCCGACACAGTGTCCGGCACGGTGTCCGGCACGGTGTCCGCGGCGGCGTCCGCCTCGGCGTCCGACCCCTCGGATCCGGTGGCCGATTACGGGTCCGGCCCGGCGTCCGAATCCCCCTCCGGCACGGCCTCCCACGGTGCCCACCGCCGCGCACGGCACCGCCGCCTGCGGACGTTGCTGCAGGTCAGACGGCGCACCGCGGAGCGGTAA
- a CDS encoding glycosyltransferase 87 family protein — translation MTTGTLSAIRKPVWGRVLAWLIIVVAAAPVVAYWLTNPDDQRLVDLEVYRTGAQSVLQGMPVYDFVTPAPQLLPFTYPPIAVLLAIPLAWMSWPVAQWVWTAGIFVALAVTVRHAFRAALEGPDGRFAGPWAPLAFGLLTAACTYLMPIRDQVRFGQIDILLVMLCLVDLSARRPWWPRGMLIGLATAVKLTPGVFLIYLLITGFGRDGSREQRQTFFIACFTAALLTLAPFAVIPQDAADFWFSALLDSDRVGANAATTNQSIRGMLLRIYLPDAVTSAIWLALVAVVAWYGFRFARRAFRDGDPMTAIALTGLMAVLLSPVAWIHHLAWIVVVLGAVVATGRDPARLWLAAGIWLYYVLTIPWWGVSLRAAEIPVLSPVVGRIVQDAFGIGAVVLVWLLGHRLRRTPPVPAADSAAGP, via the coding sequence GTGACGACTGGCACGCTCTCCGCGATCAGGAAACCCGTCTGGGGCCGGGTGCTGGCCTGGTTGATCATCGTCGTGGCGGCGGCGCCCGTGGTGGCGTACTGGCTGACCAACCCGGACGACCAGCGCCTGGTGGACCTGGAGGTCTACCGCACCGGCGCGCAGAGCGTGCTGCAGGGCATGCCGGTGTACGACTTCGTCACGCCCGCCCCGCAGCTGCTGCCGTTCACCTATCCGCCGATCGCGGTGCTGCTCGCCATCCCGCTCGCCTGGATGTCCTGGCCGGTCGCGCAGTGGGTGTGGACCGCGGGCATCTTCGTCGCCCTCGCCGTCACGGTACGGCACGCGTTCCGCGCCGCCCTGGAGGGCCCGGACGGGCGGTTCGCCGGGCCGTGGGCGCCGCTGGCGTTCGGCCTGCTCACCGCCGCGTGCACCTACCTCATGCCGATCCGCGACCAGGTCCGGTTCGGCCAGATCGACATCCTGCTCGTCATGCTCTGCCTGGTCGACCTGAGTGCGCGGCGGCCGTGGTGGCCGCGCGGCATGCTGATCGGCCTCGCCACCGCGGTCAAGCTCACCCCCGGCGTCTTCCTCATCTACCTGCTCATCACCGGGTTCGGCCGGGACGGCTCGCGCGAGCAGCGGCAGACCTTCTTCATAGCGTGCTTCACCGCCGCGCTGCTCACCCTCGCCCCGTTCGCGGTGATCCCGCAGGACGCCGCCGACTTCTGGTTCTCCGCGCTGCTCGACTCCGACCGGGTCGGCGCGAACGCGGCCACCACGAACCAGTCGATCCGCGGCATGCTGCTGCGCATCTACCTGCCCGACGCGGTCACCAGCGCGATCTGGCTCGCCCTCGTCGCGGTCGTCGCCTGGTACGGCTTCCGCTTCGCGCGCCGGGCCTTCCGCGACGGCGACCCGATGACCGCGATCGCGCTCACCGGGCTCATGGCCGTACTGCTCTCCCCGGTCGCCTGGATCCACCACCTCGCCTGGATCGTCGTCGTGCTCGGCGCGGTCGTCGCCACCGGGCGCGACCCGGCACGGCTGTGGCTCGCCGCCGGGATCTGGCTCTACTACGTGCTCACCATTCCCTGGTGGGGGGTGTCGCTGCGGGCCGCGGAGATCCCCGTGCTCAGCCCGGTGGTGGGCCGGATCGTGCAGGACGCGTTCGGCATCGGCGCCGTGGTCCTGGTGTGGCTGCTCGGCCATCGCCTGCGGCGAACGCCGCCGGTGCCCGCGGCCGATTCCGCTGCGGGACCCTGA